In Leptotrichia buccalis C-1013-b, the genomic window TTCCAGTTGGAATTGACTATGAAGACATTGATGCTTCATTAGGTGAAGAAACAACAGACAGTAATCTGTTATAATTATGAATATTAATTAAGTCAAGTTTTTGAATTTAGCTGCTTTTTATGGGGACTGTCTCATTGAAAGCAGTATTTTTTAAATAAAAAAATAAATTAAAGATGGAGAAAATATGGGAATAATTTTTACAATAATAATTTTAGGAATGATAATATTGTTGCACGAACTCGGACATTTTGCTACGGCTAAATTTTTTAAAATGCCTGTTTCTGAGTTTGCAATTGGAATGGGACCGAAAGTTTTTTCTGTAAAAAAAGGAGAAACTGTTTATTCGATTAGAGCTTTGCCGCTTGGCGGGTTTGTAAATATTGAAGGTATGCAGCCGCAGGAATTTGATTTGGAAACATTCAAGAAGGAAAAAATTGATGAGATAACAGAAAATTTAAAAAATGAGATGGAAAAGAAAAATGAAAAAATTGATGACGAAAAATTTGTCAATGAAGTAGAAAAAAAATTGAATATAGCTGTGGCTGAAGAATTGGAAAAACAGAAAAAAATTTCAGAAAATGGATTTTTTACAAAATCTCCGTTTAAACGATTTGTTGTGTTAATTGCAGGAGTTACAATGAATTTTATTTCAGCTTTGGTGGCATTATTTATGTTACTTTCAGTAACAGGAATTTTACCTGTGGAATATGCAAAGCCGATAGTTGGAGCAGTTCAGGAAGATTCTAAGGCAAAAGGGAAATTGCAGGTAAATGATAAAATTTTGTCAATTAACGGAGAAAATGTATCAAGCTGGCTTGATATGTCAGAAAAAATTTCAAAAATTAGTCAGAATTATAAAAATGAAGATGTAAATTTAAAAATATTGAGAAATAATGCAGAAATTACAGAAAATGTAAAATTAACATACAATGATGAAACCAAAGGAAATATTTTAGGAATAAGAATATTGGAACAAAAGTCAACTTTTAATGAAAAAATAAAAATAAGTTTTCAGAAATTTGGAGATTATTTTAAACTGACACTTGTTGGAGTAAAAATGCTTGTAACTGGAAAAGTGGCAATGAAGGAAATGACAGGACCTGTGGGGCTTCCAAAACTCGTTGGACTTGCATATGGGCAAGGTGGCTTCCTGGCGTTAATTAATATATTTATTTTAATTTCAATAAATATTGGAATTATGAATTTGCTGCCTATTCCTGCACTTGATGGAGGAAGACTGATTTTCATTATTCCTGAATTTTTAGGAATAAAAATTAATAAAAAAATTGAAGAGCAAATACATTTAATTGGAATGATTTTTTTGCTTGTATTAATGTTAATTATTGTATTTTTTGATGTAACCAAGTATTTTTAAAAGATGGAAGTGAAAATAAGTGGAAATTATTAGCCAAAAGACAAAAAGAGTAATGAAACTTTCAGGAGTAATTGCAAAATATGGATTTGATGAATTGTTTAAAAGAGGGGAACTTGAGAAATATATTCCAAAAAATGTTAAACGTAGGTACAGCGATAAAATTGAAGAAATAAATTCATATACTTTTTATGAAAGAATACGAATGGCAATCGAAGAAATGGGACCTGTTCATATAAAATTTGGACAAATGTTAAGTAACAGGAAAGATATATTGCCTGAAGAATTTATTATAGAACTGCAGAAGTTACAGGATAATGTGGAAGTAGAGAAAATTGATGTAAGGAAAAAGCTAGATTTAGAGCTTGGAATTGATGTAAATGATTACTTTAGCGAGATAGAAGAAAATCCAATGGCTTCGGCTTCAATAGGGCAAGTATTCAGAGCAAAATTAAAGACAGGAGAAAAAGTTGTTATAAAAATACAGCGGGAAAATATACGCCCTGTTGTCGAAGCTGATTTGGGCATTATGAAAAATCTTGCAAAAACTCTTGAAAAATATTATGATGTTTTAAAAAGAATGAGTATTAGCGAGATTGTAGAAAGTTTTGAAAAAATGTTAAATGAAGAGCTTTCGTTAAATAATGAGCTAAATAATATGCTTCGTTTTGCAAACAACTTTAAGAATGATAGTAGAATTCACGTTCCAGTTGTGTATAAGACACTTTCTAATGATCGTATTCTTACTATGGAAATGATAGAAGGATTTAAAATTACAGATGCTGAAAATATTATAAAAATTGGAATAGAAACAAAAAAAGTTGCGAGAACAGGGCTTGACTTATATTTGACACAATTTTTAAAACATGGATTTTTTCATGCTGATCCGCATCCTGGCAATATCTTTATAAAGGAAAATGGACAAATTGTGTTTATTGATTTTGGAGCGATGGGAAGGCTTTATCCGAACGAGCGGGAACTTTTAATCAATTTGATTATTTACTCGCTTAAAAAAGATGTGAAAAAAATGATTGAAACAATACGGGAACTGGCTGTAAAATTTGAAGTGGCAGATGAAAAAAAATTTGAAAGAGAGCTGTACGGTCTAATTGAGCTGGTAGATGAAAATTCATTGGAAAATATAGATGTAGTTACTATTTTTGAAAAGGCAAGAAAAATATTCAGTAATAATCAGATTCTGCTTTCGGAAGATATTTACCTATTAGTAAAGGGTATTGGGCAAATTGAAGGAATAGGAAGACATCTAGATCCGACTTTAAATATAACAAAAGTTATGCGACCATATATGAATAAAATTACCAAAGAAAGAATGAATCCAATTAATATTTTTAAAAAAGGTATTTCTAAAATTGAAACTTTTTCAGACAATTGGCTAACTTTGCCTACAGATATGAAAATTCTCTTAGAAAAAATTCAGAATAATGAATTAAAGCATAAACATGAAATAATTGGTTTTGATAAATTTCAAAAGGCTTTTGAGCGATTGATTCTGGCAATCATTATTTCATCACTATTTGTTGGTTCATCAATATTGGCTTTAGCAAATATTCCACCAAAAATCTTTGGAATTTCAGGACTGGGACTATTAGGATTTTTTATTTCAGGTATTATGGGGATAAATTTATTTTTGAAAAGTAAAAAATAAGTAGCAACAAAATAAAATCTATTTTTTCAGAGCATATAATAAATTATTTGAAAAGTTAAATTTTGATAACAATTATATAAAAATTGAAAGGAATGATAGTTATGGAAAATAATGTGTTACTTGCAACATTTAAAAATCAGCTAAGTGCATTTGAGACACTAGCGGATATAAAGGCTAAATATGTTGGGAAAAATTATGTGATTACTCAGGCAGCTGTTGTAAAAAAGGAAAATGATAAACTGACCTTTAAAGACGGATTTGAAGTCGCTTCAAACGGGAAAATAGGATTTCTGAATGGTGGTTTTACTAGGCAGCTTTATTGGAATTATCGGTGGTCCATTAGGAATTGTTTTTGGTGGAGCTATTGGAGCTTTGCTAGGTGGAAGACATGGAGATAAGGAAGATGAAAAAGTGGTGAGTATCTTTGAAGATGTTTCAAAACATCTTGTAAATGACCATTATGGACTGATTTTGCTTGTGGGAGAATCAGATGTTTCAGAACTGGACAACTTTTTGAATAAATATGAATCGGAAACTATTTTAAGAAAAGATGCTGCCGTTGTAAGAAAAGATTTGGAGCTAGCTGAAGAATATGAAAGAAAACTGAAAACCGATATTGAATATAAGGAATTAAAAGAAAAATTTGAAAATGGATCAGAAAAATTAAAAGATGATTTTGCCAATTTTTCAGAAAAAGTAAAAGCAAATACAGAGTCATTTACAGAAGATTTGACAAAATTTGTATTGGATTTGAAAAATAGATTTAAAAAATAAGATATTGCAGAAATAATTTAATGGAAAGACCTTTAAGAAATGTATTCTTTTGAAATACGTATTTTAAAGGTTTTTTATTTGGAAAATATCAGTTTTTTTGAGTTAATAGATTGTATAATAATACTATTTCCCGTTTAAAAAGCGAAAATTATATTTTATACTAACCCCCATTTAAATAACGAATTTATTACAATCTTTGCCAACAAAGGATAAAAATCAAAATAATTAAAATATAATTTTTTTGTTTTAACAAACCGACGAAGCTTTTATTTGTTCAACTACGACTGTTTGACGACTATAAGGAGGAGTTCCGGAGTTGGGCAAATAAAAGTCGTAGTCTAGCCATAGGTATTGCTTAGCAATCTTGCCATAATTTTAATTATCAGAATAAACCTTTAATGCAAGATAAGGATTTGCGACAATGAGCAATCCTGCGAAAAAAAAGAAAAAACGAATAAAAATAGTAAAAAACTGATATTAAATAAAATAATCCAATACTAAATCCCATTATAAAATAGAAACTATGTTAAGGACCAAAAGTTTTAATTCCTTACTAAATAGTATGTAATTCAAAATTTATTAAACATTCGCTATTTAAACGGAGAATAGTATTAAGTATTCGTATAAGGGATTTTTATTCAGATTTTGAAAAACTGATTATTATTAATAAATGTTTTTCATAATTTTATATTTTTTCTTTTTATTTGATATAATCAAGGGAAATCAGTTGCCATTTCCCTTGCAACCCTGGCTCGTCTAAGAATTTATTCTCATTTTTAAACGGGGTTTAGTATGAAAAATATATCCTTTATACATTATTTCATTTCTTCCAAAATTTTTCTCACAATTTCCCTGTCATCAAAATGCGTCTTTTCAGTTCCAATTATCTGATAAGTTTCATGCCCTTTTCCTGCGATTAACAAACTGTCGTCTTTTTCTAGCATTTTTATACCATATTTTATTGCTCTTTCCCTGTCGGAAATAATTAAATACTTGTCAAATGGATATTTTTCATCAATTAACCCTTTTTCTATATCTGCTAAAATATTTACGGGATTTTCTGTACGCGGGTTATCTGATGTTAGAATAATATAATCACTGAATTTTGCAGCCGCTTTTGCCATTTTTGGGCGTTTTTCGTGATCTCTGTCTCCACCTGCACCAAATATTGTTATTACTCGCTTATCTGTAATCTGCTTTAAAGTTTTTCCAATATTTAAAAGTCCGTCATCTGTATGGGCAAAATCTACTACAATTCTTGCTTCCAACTCATTTTTTATTGTTTCAAATCTACCAGGCACTACAGGCATTTCCTTTAATTTTTCTACAATAACGCTCATTTCAATTCCAAGTGATAATGCAGAAGCAACGCATCCTAATACATTAT contains:
- a CDS encoding ABC1 kinase family protein, yielding MEIISQKTKRVMKLSGVIAKYGFDELFKRGELEKYIPKNVKRRYSDKIEEINSYTFYERIRMAIEEMGPVHIKFGQMLSNRKDILPEEFIIELQKLQDNVEVEKIDVRKKLDLELGIDVNDYFSEIEENPMASASIGQVFRAKLKTGEKVVIKIQRENIRPVVEADLGIMKNLAKTLEKYYDVLKRMSISEIVESFEKMLNEELSLNNELNNMLRFANNFKNDSRIHVPVVYKTLSNDRILTMEMIEGFKITDAENIIKIGIETKKVARTGLDLYLTQFLKHGFFHADPHPGNIFIKENGQIVFIDFGAMGRLYPNERELLINLIIYSLKKDVKKMIETIRELAVKFEVADEKKFERELYGLIELVDENSLENIDVVTIFEKARKIFSNNQILLSEDIYLLVKGIGQIEGIGRHLDPTLNITKVMRPYMNKITKERMNPINIFKKGISKIETFSDNWLTLPTDMKILLEKIQNNELKHKHEIIGFDKFQKAFERLILAIIISSLFVGSSILALANIPPKIFGISGLGLLGFFISGIMGINLFLKSKK
- a CDS encoding M50 family metallopeptidase, whose amino-acid sequence is MGIIFTIIILGMIILLHELGHFATAKFFKMPVSEFAIGMGPKVFSVKKGETVYSIRALPLGGFVNIEGMQPQEFDLETFKKEKIDEITENLKNEMEKKNEKIDDEKFVNEVEKKLNIAVAEELEKQKKISENGFFTKSPFKRFVVLIAGVTMNFISALVALFMLLSVTGILPVEYAKPIVGAVQEDSKAKGKLQVNDKILSINGENVSSWLDMSEKISKISQNYKNEDVNLKILRNNAEITENVKLTYNDETKGNILGIRILEQKSTFNEKIKISFQKFGDYFKLTLVGVKMLVTGKVAMKEMTGPVGLPKLVGLAYGQGGFLALINIFILISINIGIMNLLPIPALDGGRLIFIIPEFLGIKINKKIEEQIHLIGMIFLLVLMLIIVFFDVTKYF